The following proteins are co-located in the Pyrococcus abyssi GE5 genome:
- a CDS encoding nascent polypeptide-associated complex protein: MMPMNPKQLKKLMKQLDMKQLDGVKEVIIKLENKEIVIKEPVVTVIRAMGEKMYQIAGGTEEERVVLKISEEDIKLVMEQAGVDYETAKKALEEAGGDLAEAILRLTDQ, translated from the coding sequence ATGATGCCCATGAATCCCAAACAGCTTAAGAAGCTAATGAAGCAGCTTGATATGAAGCAATTAGATGGTGTTAAGGAGGTTATAATAAAGCTTGAGAATAAGGAGATAGTAATTAAGGAGCCCGTTGTAACTGTTATAAGGGCAATGGGAGAGAAGATGTACCAAATAGCGGGTGGAACGGAAGAGGAAAGGGTAGTTCTAAAGATTTCCGAGGAAGATATAAAACTCGTCATGGAGCAAGCTGGCGTTGATTATGAAACTGCGAAAAAGGCTTTAGAGGAAGCTGGGGGGGATCTGGCGGAGGCCATACTAAGGCTCACCGACCAATGA
- a CDS encoding HEAT repeat domain-containing protein, translating into MVEGFSIVNVEQIRDDLRKWKVREVLESLDIAKDKVEILKKLLTDKNETVVGNTLFVIERLIKDGKLDSEQTEELLDTIIRLSKSSNDKIALNSLKCLRTILDNVQLSNQGYDKVINTLSGIITSRRGILREYAAEELGILGAKITSFIKRIVEFLVSLIKEGKDREVKGAALSALTEIASRSDNVEVIEDITREIREFIKTEQDAELKKKAISSLEIIFSKKRDKLTPKTMSEIKEEVPEIDKSTEVPYEENVDIEKLFEMEKHEVVATLAKENEGILKKVVEMLSSKEYIRRADALWVIARIIKFLDPNMARYVVKNLAGLVKDRNPWIRNTAIKAIAEAYVLYPEVRMDVIPLLDALLRSNNKEDVELALNIIKEILSYSHDEELFRATLILTIKKLDDKSIRPVILGFYALVADNFLNVDTELIRVLIGKLNEIYKDLTQDEKKIASSLIDLLTTILKGRERR; encoded by the coding sequence ATGGTTGAGGGGTTTTCAATAGTCAATGTAGAGCAGATAAGGGACGATTTAAGAAAATGGAAAGTTAGGGAGGTCCTTGAATCATTGGATATTGCCAAGGATAAAGTTGAGATACTGAAAAAGCTCCTCACAGATAAAAACGAGACAGTGGTCGGAAACACACTCTTTGTAATAGAAAGACTCATAAAAGATGGGAAACTAGATAGCGAACAGACTGAAGAGCTCCTAGACACAATAATAAGGCTCTCAAAAAGCTCTAATGACAAGATAGCGCTCAATAGCTTGAAATGTTTGAGGACGATCCTAGATAACGTTCAACTGTCAAACCAAGGATACGATAAGGTAATCAACACACTGTCAGGAATAATAACTTCTAGAAGAGGAATACTGAGAGAGTATGCAGCTGAAGAACTCGGAATCTTAGGAGCTAAAATAACGAGCTTCATAAAGAGGATAGTTGAATTCCTAGTTTCCTTGATAAAGGAAGGAAAGGACAGAGAAGTTAAGGGCGCAGCCCTGAGTGCCCTAACTGAGATAGCTAGTAGGAGCGATAACGTTGAAGTAATTGAGGATATAACAAGGGAAATAAGAGAGTTCATAAAAACTGAGCAAGATGCCGAGCTGAAGAAGAAAGCAATATCTTCTCTGGAAATAATCTTCTCAAAGAAAAGAGACAAGCTGACCCCTAAGACAATGAGCGAAATTAAAGAGGAGGTACCGGAAATAGACAAATCAACTGAAGTTCCCTACGAGGAGAACGTTGATATTGAGAAGCTTTTCGAGATGGAAAAACACGAGGTCGTGGCAACGTTAGCTAAGGAAAACGAGGGAATTCTCAAGAAGGTAGTGGAAATGCTATCCTCGAAGGAATACATAAGAAGGGCAGATGCACTTTGGGTCATCGCAAGGATAATAAAGTTCCTCGATCCTAATATGGCACGCTACGTTGTGAAGAATCTAGCCGGATTGGTAAAGGACAGGAATCCATGGATTCGAAACACGGCAATAAAGGCTATTGCCGAAGCATATGTGCTCTACCCCGAGGTTAGAATGGACGTCATACCCCTTCTAGATGCTCTTCTAAGGTCAAACAATAAGGAAGATGTTGAGCTAGCGTTGAACATAATTAAAGAGATATTATCTTACAGCCACGACGAAGAGCTATTTAGAGCAACCTTGATTCTAACTATCAAAAAACTCGATGACAAAAGCATAAGACCCGTAATCCTGGGATTCTACGCACTAGTGGCCGATAACTTTCTGAACGTTGATACAGAGTTAATAAGAGTCCTTATTGGGAAGCTAAACGAAATATATAAGGATCTAACTCAAGATGAAAAGAAGATAGCGTCTTCATTAATAGATCTGCTAACGACGATCCTTAAAGGAAGGGAGAGAAGATGA
- a CDS encoding Lrp/AsnC family transcriptional regulator has protein sequence MRVSLDEIDRRIIKILQKDGKAPLREISKITGLAESTIHERIKKLRESGVIRKFTAIVNPEALGYSMLAFILIKVKAGKYAEVASNLVKYEEIMEVYETTGDYDMVVKIRTKNSEELNSFLDVIGSIPGVEGTHTMIVLKTHKETTELPIK, from the coding sequence GTGAGGGTATCATTAGACGAGATAGATAGGAGAATAATAAAAATTCTTCAAAAAGATGGAAAGGCACCACTTAGGGAAATTTCAAAAATAACTGGGCTCGCAGAGTCTACTATTCACGAAAGGATAAAGAAATTGAGGGAGAGTGGTGTTATTAGAAAGTTTACTGCAATTGTGAATCCTGAAGCACTTGGCTACTCAATGCTTGCATTCATCCTGATCAAAGTTAAGGCAGGAAAATATGCTGAGGTTGCTTCGAATTTAGTTAAATACGAAGAAATAATGGAGGTTTATGAGACGACAGGAGACTATGATATGGTAGTTAAGATCCGAACTAAAAATAGTGAAGAGCTTAACAGTTTCCTAGATGTCATTGGAAGTATTCCAGGGGTTGAGGGAACTCACACTATGATAGTTCTTAAGACACATAAAGAGACTACTGAGTTGCCCATTAAGTAG